The stretch of DNA TTTAGATCTTTATGTTATGATTTTAGTTCCTCAACATCTCCGAGAACTCTTTCAACGTCGCATTGCCGAGCAACATTTGGGGTGCACCGAGCTTGCAGATTTTCTCGATCAGTTCAGCCAAGCTAACAGGCAAAATCCCAGACTTCATCGGCTGTAAAAACGTGTACAAAATTGAGCTCCAAGGTAATTCTCTAAACAGAAGCATCCCCTGGGACATTGATCATTGTGAAAAGCTCTTGTCTTTGAATTTAAGCCGCAATTTGTTTACTGGAATAATTCCATGGGAAATATCGACGCTTCCTTCAATAATTGCAGTTGATCTTTCCGATAATATGCTCACTGGAACTATCCCTTCAAACTTCGAAAACTGTAGCACTTTAGAGAATTTCAATGTCTCCTATAAGTTGCTAACCGGCCCGATCCCATCGTCCGGTCCAATATTTCCCAACTTACAGCTTTCTTCATTTTTCGGCAATGACGGGCTTTGCGGCAGAATTTTACCGAAACCTTTCCCCTTTTACTCTGATTTGGCTTCCAGTTATAGACTAGTATTAGTAATAGAACAAGtatcagagagagagagagagagagagagagagaggaatgCCGCTAGGGAAGTATTACTACGACTATTGCGATAAGCAATTTCAAGACACTTCTGCTGCTCGAAAACGCCACTTGCAGGGCCTCCAGCACCTCCGTGCCAAAGCTCAATGGTTCCACTCCTAAAACGCCCAAGGTACTCTCTCACTCACTGCTTTTCTCCCAACTTCCCTACTTCCTGCTTTTTATTCACATGTTTGTGATTGCAGATCTTTATCAAACTTCGATACCATCCTTTTCGAAAGGCGTCTGTAATCGCTTCCTTAATACAGTAAATATCCCTCTCTTCTCCTCTTGGAATgccatttttgtttattttttacttcaattatataatattcaaGTGCACTTGGTTTTCCTATTTTAAGGATTTTTCCAGTACGGAGATAACTGTAAATACTTCCATCCCAACAATGATTCTCGGACCCCAAATCCTCCACTTTCAACTGCACCACCAGGTGTTTTTTTTCTCCCTCtgttttattaattcatatttgttTATGCAGTGCAATGCAAGTAAGGATGGGTTTTATTTATATTGTTATAGGTGGTGTAGAGGGAAATGGAAATGGTATGGCAATATCGTGGGGTAATCTGCCTCCATCCTTAAAGCCCCCACCTGAGGATGGATATCCACCTCTTCCTTTTGTGGATTGGGGATAAactctctctccctctcccttACTCTGTTTCTAGACACCAATTTCCTCATTTAGTTTCTTCATTTGTTAAAGTTGTATCTTCTTGTTTATATTACTATTACATGTTAGATCACCCACTTTCATTTCCCTGTTCTTTCTCCTTTTACATTTCTTGTCATCATGAGTATGTCAATACCTTGATAATGGGAATTCATTATATTACACAACGCAATTGTCTAACAAATCTAAAAGGTGAAGTGTTATGGTTCAATTGATCCTTGGTTCGATTTAGTTTGTGCATTATAGGAACGAATGGTAAGAATGCAAGTGAGAGTGTGAATGTTGTATGATTAGGTGGCGGAATTTGAGTAGACACTTCCAAAGTCTATCCGAAAGCTTCAGAGCTTACTGACATTTAGAGATTATTTGATGTTTCAAAGCTTCAAGTGCCTGTCTGATCAACCTCATCTTCGTAGAGGAAATTCAACCTGGTAATTGGAATTCACTTCAGTTCTTGCACTTCTTTGGTTGCTAAGGCattgaaatattttgtttaaagggATGCAAACCTCTCGTCTCCTAAATTTCTGGCTGAGTTGCTGTACAAGTCTGAAATTAGAGGGAATTGCAATGTGAGGGATCTTTGTCTGGGTTGCTCTTACCCATTTGGAGGTCATTGAAATCTGGGATTGCCCCAACTTTGAGGCACTGGTTtcataagattttattttattttaattaatttataaaatgtttatatatttagTTTAGAATCCATTTTGACTATATGTATGTAACATGCTCCAGAATTTTCTAATTTCttttaaatgaatgtttattttattttattttattttaattatctaaaGTTTTTGCTTCTTTCCAAtattttagtgttttatgttGACAAATCACAGGTTTACACTCAACATGCTTATATGAGACCTCTTGGAGTTGGTATTTCTATGATTTCTTAAAAATCTTATGaatatgattttgttttaattacttGTATTTGCAACAGTAGATTTTTTACAATATGTTAGaatctcttctctttttttttctttaaaaaattaatatattttcatgtttcaaaagAAATGTGATAGCTTCCCTTTTCCAGGAAAATGGAAACCTTCTAGTCAAAAAGCAACAGATAAGTTGGAGTGtgtttcaaataattcaaatgtCAAATTCTTTAGGATTGATCTACAGAATAGTTCTCAGGTCAGCCTTATATCCTGGATTACAAAAGTGTTAACGTGGATTTTCTTTCTTGatgttataaatatatgttattcaataattttttaaaggacCTGGATTTATGGTATATCTTTCCCTTTCCACTAATTTCTTCTACTTTAATTGTTACTATGAGTGTTGTATGCATATGATTGTTGTTTTATTGTGTGGTATGCTTCTCACACATAATGAAAGATGCTATTATTTTAATGCTTGTATTCGATGCTCTAACTGGCCTACAACACTGGCAACAGGCTAAACATGCTAGATCTGATAGAtgcaatcatctttatcaactttgtgtttattctaaatttttaatgtCATTTTCAGTTCAAATTTGAACTCTCTTTTGTCAAACTTTTTGTATGATACTAGT from Gossypium hirsutum isolate 1008001.06 chromosome D04, Gossypium_hirsutum_v2.1, whole genome shotgun sequence encodes:
- the LOC107898284 gene encoding uncharacterized protein, which encodes MNVYFILFYFNYLKFLLLSNILVFYVDKSQVYTQHAYMRPLGVGKWKPSSQKATDKLECVSNNSNVKFFRIDLQNSSQVRHHLRKDHGIEGGIPVIFSLEKPKAKLLPFRGPSGEEDNPSDYQRGNSSNILKQNLRIESTFGWS